In a genomic window of Pseudomonas putida:
- the gfa gene encoding S-(hydroxymethyl)glutathione synthase, producing the protein MSTPKLHPVLDNAAPDKGFEPAAANFTGGTLQCLCANDKVEVRVDAQTLHNHACGCSKCWKPQGAIFAVIAVVPRDKVSVTAHGEKLEIVDASATIQRHACKQCHAHLFGRIENKDHAFYGLDFVHTELSPQRGWCAPGFAAFVSSIIETGTPPAQMKAIRERLRAIGLEPYDCLSPDLMDALATHVARQRGLLPGA; encoded by the coding sequence GTGAGTACCCCGAAGCTGCACCCTGTGCTGGACAATGCTGCACCGGACAAAGGTTTTGAACCTGCCGCCGCGAACTTCACCGGCGGCACCCTGCAATGCCTGTGTGCAAACGACAAGGTCGAGGTCAGGGTCGACGCGCAAACCCTGCATAACCATGCGTGCGGCTGCAGCAAATGCTGGAAGCCACAAGGGGCGATATTCGCCGTGATTGCCGTGGTGCCCCGTGACAAGGTCAGCGTCACCGCCCATGGCGAAAAACTGGAAATTGTCGACGCCTCCGCGACCATCCAGCGCCACGCCTGCAAGCAATGCCACGCCCATCTCTTCGGGCGGATCGAGAACAAGGATCATGCGTTCTACGGCCTGGACTTCGTGCACACCGAGCTGTCGCCTCAGCGTGGCTGGTGCGCACCGGGTTTCGCGGCGTTCGTGTCGTCGATTATCGAAACCGGCACGCCACCGGCGCAGATGAAGGCCATCCGCGAACGGCTGCGTGCTATCGGCCTTGAACCCTATGACTGCCTGTCCCCGGATTTGATGGACGCACTGGCGACCCATGTCGCCAGGCAGAGAGGCCTGTTGCCAGGCGCTTGA
- the hutH gene encoding histidine ammonia-lyase, producing the protein MTALNLIPGQLSLAQLRAVYQQPVKLTLDNSASAQIEASVACVEQILAENRTAYGINTGFGLLASTRIASADLENLQRSLVLSHAAGVGEPISDALCRLIMVLKVNSLSRGFSGIRRKVIDALISLINAEVYPHIPLKGSVGASGDLAPLAHMSLVLLGEGKARYKGQWLPATEALAVAGLEPLTLAAKEGLALLNGTQVSTAFALRGMFEGEDLFAGALAVGGLTVEAVLGSRSPFDARIHAARGQKGQIDTAAAYRDLLGERSEVSDSHQNCEKVQDPYSLRCQPQVMGACLTQFRHAAEVLVIEANAVSDNPLVFAAEGDVISGGNFHAEPVAMAADNMALAIAEIGSLSERRISLMMDKHMSQLPPFLVANGGVNSGFMIAQVTAAALASENKALSHPHSVDSLPTSANQEDHVSMAPAAGKRLWEMAENTRGILAVEWLAACQGLDLREGLKTSAKLELARTTLRDKVAHYEKDRFFAPDINAASELLASRCLNELVPARLLPSL; encoded by the coding sequence ATGACTGCATTGAACCTGATTCCCGGCCAACTGAGCCTTGCCCAACTGCGCGCTGTGTACCAGCAGCCAGTGAAATTGACCCTCGACAACAGCGCCTCGGCCCAGATCGAAGCCAGCGTCGCCTGCGTGGAACAGATCCTCGCCGAAAACCGCACCGCCTACGGCATCAACACCGGTTTCGGCCTGCTGGCATCCACTCGCATCGCCAGCGCCGACCTGGAAAACCTGCAGCGTTCGCTGGTGCTGTCCCACGCCGCCGGTGTCGGCGAGCCGATCAGCGACGCACTGTGCCGCCTGATCATGGTGCTCAAGGTCAACAGCCTGAGCCGTGGTTTCTCCGGCATCCGCCGCAAAGTCATCGATGCGCTGATCTCGCTGATCAACGCCGAGGTTTACCCGCACATTCCGTTGAAAGGTTCTGTAGGCGCCTCCGGCGACCTCGCTCCTCTGGCGCACATGTCGCTGGTGCTGCTGGGCGAAGGCAAGGCCCGCTACAAGGGCCAATGGCTGCCGGCTACCGAAGCCCTGGCTGTGGCCGGTCTGGAACCTTTGACCCTGGCGGCCAAGGAAGGCCTGGCGCTGCTCAACGGCACCCAGGTGTCCACCGCATTCGCCCTGCGCGGAATGTTCGAAGGCGAAGACCTGTTCGCCGGCGCCCTGGCTGTAGGCGGCCTGACCGTTGAAGCGGTACTGGGTTCGCGTTCGCCGTTCGACGCGCGCATCCACGCCGCTCGTGGTCAAAAAGGTCAGATCGACACCGCTGCCGCTTACCGCGACCTGCTGGGCGAGCGCAGTGAAGTCTCCGATTCCCACCAGAACTGCGAGAAGGTGCAGGATCCGTACTCCCTGCGCTGCCAGCCTCAAGTAATGGGCGCCTGCCTGACCCAGTTCCGCCACGCTGCCGAAGTACTGGTGATCGAAGCCAACGCCGTGTCCGACAACCCGCTGGTGTTCGCCGCTGAAGGCGATGTGATTTCCGGTGGTAACTTCCACGCCGAGCCGGTGGCCATGGCCGCCGACAACATGGCGCTGGCCATCGCCGAAATCGGCTCCCTCAGCGAGCGTCGCATCTCGCTGATGATGGACAAGCACATGTCGCAACTGCCGCCGTTCCTGGTGGCCAATGGCGGCGTGAACTCCGGTTTCATGATCGCCCAGGTGACTGCTGCGGCGCTGGCCAGCGAGAACAAGGCGCTGTCCCATCCGCACTCGGTGGACAGCCTGCCGACCTCCGCCAACCAGGAAGACCACGTGTCCATGGCTCCGGCTGCCGGCAAGCGCCTGTGGGAAATGGCCGAAAATACCCGTGGCATTCTGGCCGTGGAATGGCTTGCCGCCTGCCAGGGTCTGGACCTGCGCGAAGGCCTGAAGACCTCGGCCAAGCTGGAACTGGCACGTACCACCCTGCGTGACAAAGTCGCCCACTACGAAAAAGACCGTTTCTTCGCCCCGGACATCAATGCCGCGAGCGAACTGCTGGCCTCCCGTTGCCTGAACGAGCTGGTACCGGCGCGTCTGCTGCCAAGCCTCTAA
- a CDS encoding amino acid permease, with translation MQAQATGLKRGLSARHIRFMALGSAIGTGLFYGSASAIQMAGPAVLLAYLIGGAAVYMVMRALGEMAVHNPVAGSFGQYASTYLGPMAGFILGWTYAFEMVIVGLADVTAFGIYMGFWFPEVARWIWVLGIVFVIGGLNLCTVKVFGEMEFWMSLLKVGAIIAMILGGFGIMAFGIGSSTTGHVTGISNLWTQGGFMPNGVGGLIASFAVVMFAFGGIEIIGVTAGEAKDPQHVLPKAINAVPLRILLFYVLTLFVLMSIFPWQQIGSNGSPFVQIFDNLGISSAATILNIVVISSAISAINSDIFGAGRMLFGLSRQGHAPKAFGQLSRHGVPWMTVVVMSAALLGGVLLNYLIPENVFVLIASIATFATVWVWLMILLTQVAMRRSMSAEQVAQLKFPVPFWPYAPMAAIVFMAFIFGVLGYFPDTQAALIVGCVWIALLVLAYRLWVKPVAGQAARVMGESTVR, from the coding sequence ATGCAAGCGCAAGCAACAGGTTTGAAACGCGGGCTGTCGGCTCGGCATATCCGCTTCATGGCGTTGGGGTCGGCCATCGGCACCGGGCTGTTCTACGGTTCGGCCTCTGCGATCCAGATGGCTGGCCCGGCGGTGCTGCTGGCCTATCTGATCGGTGGCGCGGCGGTGTACATGGTCATGCGCGCCCTCGGTGAAATGGCGGTGCACAACCCGGTCGCGGGTTCCTTCGGCCAGTACGCCAGCACCTACCTGGGGCCGATGGCCGGCTTTATTCTCGGTTGGACCTATGCGTTCGAGATGGTCATCGTCGGCCTGGCCGACGTGACGGCCTTCGGCATCTATATGGGCTTCTGGTTTCCGGAAGTGGCGCGCTGGATCTGGGTGCTCGGCATCGTCTTCGTGATCGGCGGCCTGAACCTGTGCACCGTGAAGGTCTTCGGTGAAATGGAGTTCTGGATGTCACTGCTCAAGGTCGGCGCGATTATCGCGATGATCCTCGGCGGCTTCGGCATCATGGCGTTCGGCATTGGCAGTTCAACCACCGGACATGTGACGGGGATCAGCAACCTGTGGACCCAGGGCGGCTTCATGCCCAACGGCGTGGGCGGCCTGATCGCTTCGTTCGCGGTGGTGATGTTTGCGTTCGGCGGCATCGAGATCATCGGCGTGACCGCCGGTGAAGCGAAGGACCCGCAGCATGTACTGCCAAAAGCGATCAACGCGGTTCCCCTGCGGATCCTGCTGTTCTACGTCCTGACCCTGTTTGTGCTGATGTCGATCTTCCCGTGGCAGCAAATCGGTAGCAACGGCAGTCCTTTCGTGCAGATTTTCGACAACCTGGGCATCAGCTCGGCGGCGACCATCCTCAACATCGTGGTGATTTCCTCGGCGATCTCGGCGATCAACAGCGACATCTTCGGTGCCGGGCGCATGTTGTTCGGCCTGTCGCGGCAAGGTCACGCGCCGAAGGCCTTCGGGCAGTTGTCGCGCCATGGCGTGCCATGGATGACCGTGGTGGTGATGAGCGCCGCCTTGCTCGGTGGCGTGCTGCTGAACTACCTGATCCCGGAAAACGTGTTCGTCCTGATCGCGTCGATCGCGACCTTCGCCACCGTTTGGGTGTGGCTGATGATCCTGCTGACCCAGGTGGCCATGCGTCGCTCGATGAGCGCCGAACAGGTCGCACAGCTGAAGTTTCCAGTGCCGTTCTGGCCTTATGCGCCGATGGCCGCGATTGTCTTCATGGCCTTCATCTTCGGCGTATTGGGTTACTTCCCGGATACTCAGGCAGCCTTGATCGTCGGGTGTGTGTGGATTGCCTTGCTGGTGCTCGCTTACCGGCTGTGGGTCAAGCCAGTGGCGGGGCAGGCGGCGCGGGTGATGGGCGAATCGACGGTTCGTTAA
- a CDS encoding enoyl-CoA hydratase/isomerase family protein yields MEEGLATLTLSRPERKNALNRQVFEQLGDALNQLRSNPQVKALLLTGAGSDFCSGGDINNMGGEVEASARQATMTDANRVLVSLMEFDRPVIAAVDGVAFGAGFSLALAADFVIASERARFCMAFARIGAVADMGASYTLPRIVGYQKAKEIIYCARELSAQDALALGIVLETHPPEAFLDRAREIARSMGNMSPTAFGMSKRLLGRTFESTLQAQLDAEASAQTLAMTSAYFHAATARFLHKEPPMYEWPTTP; encoded by the coding sequence ATGGAAGAAGGGCTGGCCACATTGACCCTGTCGCGTCCGGAGCGAAAAAACGCGCTGAACAGGCAGGTATTCGAGCAGTTGGGTGACGCACTCAATCAACTGCGCAGTAACCCTCAAGTCAAGGCATTGCTCTTGACGGGAGCGGGCAGCGATTTTTGTTCCGGTGGCGACATCAACAACATGGGCGGCGAAGTCGAGGCCAGTGCGCGGCAGGCGACGATGACCGACGCCAACCGGGTTCTTGTTTCGCTGATGGAGTTCGACCGCCCGGTTATCGCAGCTGTCGATGGAGTCGCCTTCGGCGCCGGCTTCAGTTTGGCCCTTGCCGCCGATTTTGTGATCGCATCCGAGCGGGCCCGCTTTTGCATGGCGTTCGCACGCATTGGCGCCGTCGCGGATATGGGGGCGAGCTACACGCTGCCACGGATTGTCGGTTATCAGAAAGCCAAGGAAATCATCTACTGCGCACGTGAGCTGTCAGCACAGGACGCGCTGGCCCTTGGCATCGTCCTGGAAACCCATCCACCTGAAGCATTTCTCGATCGGGCCCGGGAAATCGCTCGCAGCATGGGCAACATGTCGCCCACCGCGTTCGGCATGAGCAAGCGTCTGCTGGGCCGCACCTTTGAAAGCACGCTCCAGGCACAACTGGATGCAGAGGCCAGCGCACAGACCCTGGCGATGACGTCAGCCTATTTCCATGCAGCGACGGCGAGGTTCCTGCACAAGGAGCCGCCAATGTATGAATGGCCAACGACCCCGTAA
- a CDS encoding acyl-CoA dehydrogenase family protein, with translation MQALDIRPCRLDASTQALRTEVREFLADALSDLPAHERAKNWNGADPEFSRKLGARGWLGMTWPKRYGGHERSALERYVVLEELLAADAPVNAHWIAERQSGPLLMKFSPEVLAPRLLPAVARGEIMICIGMSEPDVGSDLASVRTRAVKADGGWIVNGSKVWTTGAHRSHYMVTLLRTGPKEESNRHAGLSQLLVDLKAPGVTVRPIYNMLGEHDFNEVFLDNVFVPDDFVIGQLGDGWKQVGAELALERSGPERYLSCTQLYLEMLDAADPQDSRHTVSLGRVAARYAVLRQMSLGVAGMLARGENPATPAALVKDQGALLEQSLPDLAHDLFGGTRQPGSRLDQVMRYLTQTAPSFSLRGGTREILRGIIARGLGLR, from the coding sequence ATGCAGGCACTCGATATTCGTCCCTGTCGCCTGGACGCCAGTACACAAGCCTTGCGCACAGAGGTTCGCGAATTTCTCGCCGATGCGTTGAGCGACCTCCCCGCCCATGAGCGCGCGAAGAACTGGAACGGCGCCGATCCCGAGTTCAGCCGCAAGTTGGGCGCCCGGGGCTGGCTGGGCATGACCTGGCCAAAACGCTACGGTGGCCATGAGCGCAGCGCCCTGGAGCGCTACGTGGTGCTGGAAGAATTATTGGCCGCTGACGCACCGGTGAACGCGCACTGGATCGCCGAGCGTCAGTCCGGCCCATTGCTGATGAAATTCTCTCCCGAGGTTTTGGCACCGCGCCTCCTGCCCGCCGTGGCCCGGGGGGAAATCATGATTTGCATCGGCATGAGCGAGCCGGATGTCGGTTCGGACCTTGCCTCGGTGCGTACCCGCGCCGTGAAGGCCGATGGCGGCTGGATCGTCAACGGCAGCAAGGTCTGGACCACCGGCGCGCATCGCAGTCATTACATGGTCACCTTGCTGCGCACCGGCCCGAAGGAAGAAAGCAACCGCCATGCCGGCTTGTCGCAGTTGCTGGTCGACCTGAAGGCGCCCGGTGTCACCGTGCGACCGATCTACAACATGCTCGGCGAGCACGATTTCAACGAAGTCTTTCTCGACAACGTATTCGTCCCTGACGACTTCGTCATCGGCCAATTGGGCGATGGCTGGAAACAGGTTGGCGCGGAACTCGCCCTGGAGCGCAGCGGCCCGGAACGCTATCTCAGTTGCACCCAGCTCTACCTTGAAATGCTCGACGCCGCCGACCCGCAAGACTCGCGGCACACCGTCAGCCTCGGGCGCGTCGCCGCGCGCTACGCCGTGTTGCGGCAAATGTCGCTGGGTGTCGCCGGCATGCTGGCCCGGGGTGAAAACCCCGCGACTCCAGCAGCCCTGGTGAAAGACCAGGGCGCCCTGCTCGAGCAATCACTGCCCGATCTTGCCCACGATCTGTTCGGGGGCACTCGCCAGCCGGGCTCCAGACTCGACCAGGTGATGCGTTACCTGACCCAAACCGCGCCATCGTTCTCGCTACGTGGCGGCACCCGCGAAATTCTTCGCGGCATCATTGCCAGAGGATTAGGACTGCGATGA
- the hutC gene encoding histidine utilization repressor: protein MIKNAPQALYRRAKDFVQGQLRAGVWKPGDLIPSEHRLVEELGMSRMTINRALRELTEEGHLVRISGVGTFVAESKPQSNLLRITNIADEIIARGHTYTCKVLHLGREVASMPVAAALSLPTGASVFHVICVHSEEGIPVQLEDRYVNPEMIPDFLQQEFGENLQPAMYLLQVLRPDEMEHIVEASHPSSDESKYLQIDINEPCLVLMRRTWNQSKIVTYVRLIHPSSRYRLGSRLPVGAHRDN from the coding sequence ATGATTAAAAATGCACCGCAAGCGCTCTATCGGCGCGCGAAGGATTTCGTGCAGGGCCAGCTTCGCGCGGGCGTTTGGAAACCCGGGGACCTGATCCCTTCCGAGCATCGGTTGGTCGAGGAACTGGGCATGTCGCGCATGACCATCAACCGTGCCTTGCGTGAACTGACCGAAGAAGGCCATCTGGTGCGAATCTCGGGCGTTGGGACCTTCGTCGCCGAAAGCAAGCCGCAATCCAACCTGCTGCGAATCACCAACATCGCCGACGAGATCATCGCTCGGGGCCACACTTACACGTGCAAGGTCCTGCACCTGGGGCGCGAAGTCGCCTCGATGCCCGTAGCGGCTGCATTGTCGCTGCCGACCGGTGCTTCGGTTTTTCACGTGATCTGTGTGCACAGCGAAGAAGGCATTCCGGTGCAGCTCGAGGATCGCTACGTCAATCCCGAGATGATTCCCGATTTTCTCCAGCAGGAATTTGGCGAAAACCTGCAACCGGCCATGTACCTGTTGCAGGTGCTGCGGCCCGATGAGATGGAGCATATCGTCGAGGCCAGCCACCCAAGCAGCGACGAAAGCAAATACCTGCAAATCGATATCAACGAACCTTGCCTGGTGCTCATGCGCCGCACCTGGAACCAGAGCAAGATCGTGACCTACGTGCGCCTGATCCACCCCTCCTCCCGCTATCGCCTGGGCAGCCGCCTGCCGGTCGGGGCGCACAGGGACAACTGA
- a CDS encoding enoyl-CoA hydratase/isomerase family protein, with the protein MSANTLFIPGRGLTLDMQGHVATLGFSRPPLNFFDAELIRDLVTMLEYLDEMAQCRVVILQAEGKVFCAGADFSGADQRDPQYPRRVYKNAVKLFRTRKPLICVVEGAAIGGGLGLALVADFRVTSEKARFCANFNRLGIHQGFGMSVTLPRLVGPQMASLLIATGRRIDGREAVRIGLADVLAEPGQERQAARELAEEIAASAPLAVMSSRETLRMGLADAVDRIIDREASEQEWQIVSADFAEGISAMTERRLPVFSGQ; encoded by the coding sequence ATGTCTGCAAACACCCTGTTTATTCCCGGCCGCGGCCTCACCCTGGACATGCAAGGACATGTCGCAACGCTGGGTTTCAGCCGGCCACCCTTGAATTTTTTCGACGCCGAACTGATCCGGGACCTGGTCACCATGCTCGAATATCTCGATGAAATGGCGCAGTGCCGTGTGGTCATCCTGCAAGCCGAAGGCAAGGTGTTCTGTGCCGGTGCGGACTTCTCCGGTGCTGACCAGCGTGATCCGCAATACCCGCGCCGGGTGTACAAGAACGCGGTGAAACTGTTCCGCACCCGCAAGCCGCTGATCTGCGTGGTGGAAGGGGCCGCGATTGGCGGTGGACTGGGCCTGGCCCTGGTGGCGGATTTCCGTGTGACCAGCGAAAAGGCACGCTTTTGCGCCAACTTCAACCGCCTTGGTATTCATCAGGGCTTCGGTATGTCGGTCACTCTGCCGCGCCTGGTCGGCCCGCAAATGGCGTCGTTGCTGATTGCCACCGGCCGGCGCATCGATGGCCGCGAGGCCGTACGCATAGGACTTGCCGACGTGCTGGCTGAGCCGGGGCAGGAACGTCAGGCCGCTCGGGAACTGGCCGAAGAAATCGCCGCCTCCGCGCCGCTGGCCGTCATGTCCAGCCGCGAAACCCTGCGCATGGGGCTGGCCGACGCGGTCGACCGCATCATCGACCGGGAAGCCAGCGAGCAGGAGTGGCAGATCGTCAGTGCCGATTTCGCCGAAGGCATCAGTGCCATGACCGAACGGCGATTGCCCGTCTTTTCGGGTCAATAG
- a CDS encoding acyl-CoA dehydrogenase family protein, whose translation MNQALKDQGVNDSAPSELQSMIADSVERLFAGRITTDVLTRFDAGQAATELWQQVVDNGLPGALVSEEAGGSGATWLEVSPVLRAIGYWKAPLPLSETMLAAWLLAAANLEVPEGPITLIQAGRLGDLELGEDGRLNGNAINVPWARTCQWAVVAASANRLALVDLRQDGVRLEAGSNFAGEERNVVHFAATPVHALGQLQLADVAEPVWLFGALIRASMLVGTLESSLDQAVGYANERVQFGKAIGKFQAIQQQLAQMAGAIGAARTAIQVALQSACQIMTAEPGSESTLLFDVAVAKVCAGEAATLAASVAHQVHGAIGFTHEHTLHFATRRLWSWRDEFGSDAQWAEVLGLSAIAAGSTGFWRGLTARRF comes from the coding sequence ATGAACCAGGCACTCAAAGATCAAGGCGTGAACGACAGCGCCCCCTCGGAACTGCAATCGATGATTGCCGACAGCGTCGAACGCCTGTTCGCCGGGCGAATCACCACCGATGTCCTGACACGCTTCGATGCCGGCCAGGCGGCCACCGAGCTATGGCAGCAGGTGGTGGACAACGGACTGCCCGGCGCACTGGTGTCTGAAGAGGCTGGCGGCAGCGGCGCCACCTGGCTGGAAGTCAGCCCGGTACTGCGGGCCATCGGTTACTGGAAAGCCCCGCTGCCCTTGAGCGAAACCATGCTCGCTGCCTGGTTGCTGGCTGCGGCAAATCTGGAGGTGCCCGAAGGTCCGATCACGTTGATCCAGGCCGGGCGTCTGGGCGATCTCGAATTGGGCGAGGACGGTCGTCTCAATGGCAACGCGATCAACGTGCCCTGGGCGCGCACCTGCCAGTGGGCTGTGGTCGCCGCTTCGGCAAACCGCCTGGCGCTGGTCGACCTGCGACAGGACGGCGTCCGCCTGGAGGCTGGCAGCAACTTTGCCGGCGAGGAACGCAATGTGGTGCATTTCGCGGCGACGCCGGTTCATGCGCTGGGGCAATTGCAACTGGCGGATGTGGCGGAGCCGGTCTGGCTGTTCGGTGCGTTGATTCGCGCCAGCATGTTGGTCGGGACCCTGGAATCTAGCCTTGATCAGGCCGTGGGGTACGCCAACGAGCGTGTGCAGTTCGGCAAGGCCATCGGCAAGTTCCAGGCAATACAGCAGCAACTCGCGCAAATGGCGGGTGCCATCGGGGCTGCGCGAACCGCGATACAAGTGGCCCTGCAGAGTGCCTGCCAGATCATGACGGCCGAACCGGGTAGCGAAAGCACGCTGCTGTTCGACGTGGCAGTGGCCAAGGTCTGTGCCGGCGAAGCCGCGACCCTGGCGGCTTCAGTCGCGCATCAGGTGCACGGTGCGATCGGGTTTACCCACGAACACACCCTGCACTTCGCCACTCGCCGCCTGTGGTCCTGGCGAGATGAATTCGGCAGCGATGCGCAATGGGCGGAAGTCCTCGGTCTGTCGGCGATCGCCGCAGGCAGCACAGGGTTCTGGAGGGGGCTGACGGCACGCAGGTTTTAA
- a CDS encoding patatin-like phospholipase family protein: MATKTAIVFAGGGSLGAVQVGMLKALVEADVRFDLVVGASVGAINGAYFASRPDAAGVEALAGFWRGLRKTDIFPLSWLDTCRGLLKQRGFLLQPSALNRLLEQALPITRIEDAVLPLHIVTTDLLSGAETVLSSGKIGKALLASAAIPLVFPSVQIGDQFLIDGGVASNTPISTAVALGATDIVVVPTGMSCALPQPPRGLIALALHTVNLMSMRQLVSDIEHFRTLANLHIVPPLCPVDVSVFNFAQTESLLQRAHEQTLRWLARGGLERTKVPGALTVHSHGHEH, encoded by the coding sequence ATGGCAACCAAAACCGCAATCGTATTCGCTGGCGGTGGCAGCCTGGGGGCTGTCCAGGTGGGCATGTTGAAGGCCCTGGTCGAAGCCGATGTTCGATTCGACCTGGTGGTCGGCGCTTCGGTCGGCGCCATCAACGGTGCTTACTTTGCGTCACGGCCCGATGCAGCTGGCGTCGAGGCACTCGCCGGTTTCTGGCGCGGTTTGCGCAAAACCGACATTTTCCCCCTGTCCTGGCTCGATACCTGTAGAGGACTGCTCAAGCAGCGTGGTTTTCTGTTGCAGCCATCCGCCTTGAACCGGCTGCTGGAGCAGGCGCTGCCCATAACGCGTATCGAGGATGCGGTGTTGCCGCTGCACATTGTCACCACCGATTTGCTCAGCGGCGCCGAGACCGTTCTGTCCAGTGGCAAAATCGGCAAGGCGTTGCTGGCCAGCGCCGCCATTCCACTGGTATTTCCCAGTGTGCAAATTGGCGATCAGTTCCTGATTGACGGGGGCGTGGCCAGCAATACCCCCATTTCAACCGCCGTCGCCCTGGGAGCCACCGACATCGTGGTCGTCCCCACCGGGATGAGTTGCGCCCTGCCCCAACCGCCCCGGGGCTTGATCGCCCTGGCATTGCATACCGTCAACCTGATGAGCATGCGCCAGTTGGTGAGCGACATTGAACACTTCCGCACCCTCGCCAACCTGCATATCGTCCCGCCTTTGTGTCCCGTGGACGTATCGGTGTTCAACTTTGCCCAGACCGAGTCCCTGCTGCAGCGTGCCCATGAACAGACCCTGCGCTGGCTGGCCCGAGGCGGGCTGGAACGCACCAAGGTACCGGGCGCCCTGACGGTGCACTCCCATGGCCATGAGCATTAA
- the hutU gene encoding urocanate hydratase, with protein MSKPTPAQVTKHRDVEIRAPRGNKLTAKSWLTEAPLRMLMNNLDPEVAENPKELVVYGGIGRAARNWECYDKIVESLTNLNDDETLLVQSGKPVGVFKTHSNAPRVLIANSNLVPHWATWEHFNELDAKGLAMYGQMTAGSWIYIGSQGIVQGTYETFVEAGRQHYNDNLTGKWVLTAGLGGMGGAQPLAATLAGACSLNIECQQISIDFRLKTRYVDEQAKDLDDALARIEKYTKEGKAISIALCGNAAEILPELVRRGVRPDMVTDQTSAHDPLNGYLPAGWTWDEYRARAKTEPAAVVKAAKQSMAVHVKAMLDFQKMGVPTFDYGNNIRQMAQEEGVENAFDFPGFVPAYIRPLFCRGIGPFRWAALSGNAEDIYKTDAKVKELIPDDAHLHNWLDMARERISFQGLPARICWVGLGLRAKLGLAFNEMVRSGELSAPIVIGRDHLDSGSVSSPNRETESMQDGSDAVSDWPLLNALLNTASGATWVSLHHGGGVGMGFSQHSGMVIVCDGTDEAAERIARVLHNDPATGVMRHADAGYQIAIDCAKEQGLNLPMITGK; from the coding sequence GTGAGCAAGCCAACCCCCGCCCAAGTTACCAAGCACCGTGACGTTGAAATCCGTGCCCCGCGCGGCAACAAGCTGACCGCCAAAAGCTGGCTGACCGAAGCGCCGCTGCGCATGCTGATGAACAACCTCGACCCTGAAGTGGCCGAGAATCCAAAGGAACTGGTGGTCTACGGCGGCATCGGCCGTGCCGCGCGTAACTGGGAGTGCTACGACAAGATCGTCGAGAGCCTGACCAACCTGAACGACGACGAGACCCTGCTGGTGCAATCCGGCAAGCCGGTCGGCGTGTTCAAGACCCACAGCAACGCCCCGCGCGTGCTGATCGCCAACTCCAACCTGGTGCCGCACTGGGCCACTTGGGAACACTTCAACGAACTGGACGCCAAGGGCCTGGCCATGTACGGCCAGATGACCGCCGGCAGCTGGATCTACATCGGCAGCCAGGGCATCGTCCAGGGCACCTACGAAACCTTCGTCGAAGCCGGTCGCCAGCACTACAACGACAACCTGACCGGCAAGTGGGTCCTGACCGCAGGCCTCGGTGGCATGGGCGGCGCCCAGCCTCTGGCTGCAACTCTGGCTGGCGCTTGCTCGCTGAACATCGAATGCCAGCAGATCAGCATCGATTTCCGTCTGAAAACCCGCTACGTCGACGAGCAAGCCAAGGATCTGGACGACGCCCTGGCTCGCATCGAGAAATACACCAAGGAAGGCAAGGCGATCTCCATCGCCCTGTGCGGCAACGCCGCTGAAATCCTCCCGGAACTGGTGCGTCGCGGCGTGCGTCCGGACATGGTCACCGACCAGACCAGCGCCCACGACCCGTTGAACGGCTACCTGCCAGCCGGCTGGACCTGGGACGAATACCGCGCTCGCGCCAAGACCGAGCCGGCTGCCGTGGTGAAAGCCGCCAAGCAATCGATGGCCGTGCACGTCAAAGCCATGCTCGACTTCCAGAAAATGGGCGTGCCGACCTTCGACTACGGCAACAACATCCGTCAGATGGCCCAGGAAGAGGGCGTGGAAAACGCTTTCGATTTCCCAGGCTTCGTACCGGCCTACATCCGTCCACTGTTCTGCCGTGGCATCGGCCCGTTCCGCTGGGCGGCACTGTCGGGCAACGCTGAAGACATCTACAAGACCGACGCCAAGGTCAAGGAACTGATCCCGGACGACGCCCACCTGCACAACTGGCTGGACATGGCCCGCGAGCGCATCAGCTTCCAGGGCCTGCCGGCGCGTATCTGCTGGGTCGGCCTGGGCCTGCGCGCCAAGCTGGGCCTGGCGTTCAACGAAATGGTCCGCAGCGGCGAGCTGTCGGCACCGATCGTGATCGGTCGCGACCACCTGGACTCCGGCTCGGTCTCCAGCCCGAACCGCGAAACCGAATCGATGCAGGACGGTTCCGACGCCGTGTCCGACTGGCCATTGCTCAACGCCCTGCTCAACACCGCGAGCGGCGCGACCTGGGTGTCCCTGCACCACGGCGGCGGCGTTGGCATGGGCTTCTCCCAGCACTCGGGCATGGTGATCGTCTGCGACGGTACTGACGAAGCGGCCGAGCGCATCGCTCGCGTGCTGCACAACGACCCGGCCACCGGCGTCATGCGTCATGCCGATGCCGGTTACCAGATCGCCATCGACTGCGCCAAGGAACAAGGGCTGAACCTGCCGATGATTACCGGCAAATAA